From Leptolyngbya iicbica LK, a single genomic window includes:
- a CDS encoding DNA adenine methylase: protein MARNFRQLSLLPVSPRPFVKWAGGKGQLLPELVARVPQQFNRYFEPFLGGAALFFHLQPQQAVLSDSNPDLINLYRVIRDQVEELIEDLGRHVYDREYYYRLRQVDRTPEYGQWTVVQRASRFIYLNKTCYNGLYRVNSRGEFNVPFGRYKNPTILDEENLRACHAALQGVTVKCRDFRETCRQLGEGDFVYFDPPYMPVSTTASFTGYTREGFGERMQEKLASLCRELDRRGVRFMASNSDTPLMRELYQGFNVEVVYAARPINSQGRKRGRVPEVVVRN from the coding sequence ATGGCGAGAAATTTCAGGCAGCTGTCTTTGCTGCCGGTGTCCCCTCGTCCTTTTGTGAAGTGGGCTGGGGGAAAGGGGCAGTTACTTCCAGAACTTGTGGCGCGGGTGCCACAGCAATTTAACCGTTACTTTGAGCCATTTTTAGGTGGTGCGGCGCTTTTCTTTCATCTTCAGCCGCAGCAGGCGGTGCTATCGGATAGCAATCCAGATCTGATCAACCTCTATCGGGTGATTCGAGACCAGGTTGAGGAGTTGATTGAAGACTTGGGTCGGCACGTCTATGACCGGGAGTATTACTATCGTTTGCGGCAGGTAGATCGAACCCCTGAGTATGGGCAGTGGACGGTGGTACAGCGGGCAAGTCGTTTTATCTATTTGAATAAGACTTGCTACAACGGCCTCTATCGGGTGAATTCCAGAGGTGAGTTTAATGTGCCCTTTGGGCGCTACAAGAATCCGACCATCCTGGATGAGGAGAACTTGAGGGCGTGTCATGCGGCCCTTCAGGGAGTGACCGTAAAGTGTCGCGACTTTCGTGAAACGTGTCGGCAGCTCGGGGAGGGGGATTTTGTATACTTTGACCCACCCTATATGCCAGTGAGTACGACGGCGAGCTTCACTGGCTACACGCGAGAAGGATTTGGGGAGAGGATGCAGGAAAAATTGGCTTCATTATGCCGGGAGCTTGATCGGCGTGGGGTGAGATTTATGGCGTCAAACTCTGATACCCCTTTGATGAGGGAGCTTTATCAGGGGTTCAATGTAGAGGTGGTTTACGCTGCTCGCCCGATTAACAGTCAGGGGCGGAAGCGGGGGAGGGTGCCGGAGGTGGTGGTGAGGAATTAG
- a CDS encoding restriction endonuclease subunit S has translation MTTVHSLQDLGHLRSGYQYRSAKDLESGEPYQAVQLGVLAANGELDWSSLEPMRFEGDPKQYLLRTGDVLFPLRGGRTAAVAIKNPPEDAFVVGHWAILTPDSAKADGTYLAWYWNHPAICKRREYEMSKGSNIQFISMRDCRSFKVQLPPLERQRQVARVAELWQQEQKLTGRLEELKDKLINAATMQAAIEE, from the coding sequence ATGACTACCGTTCATTCGCTGCAGGATCTTGGGCATCTACGCAGCGGCTATCAGTATCGCTCTGCTAAAGACCTAGAGTCTGGCGAGCCTTATCAAGCAGTACAGTTAGGTGTGCTCGCAGCGAATGGCGAGCTTGATTGGTCTAGTTTAGAACCTATGCGGTTTGAAGGCGACCCCAAGCAGTATCTCCTCCGAACAGGGGACGTCCTGTTTCCCTTACGTGGAGGTCGAACCGCAGCGGTGGCGATTAAGAATCCACCTGAAGATGCTTTCGTTGTTGGGCATTGGGCAATTCTGACGCCAGATTCTGCAAAAGCTGATGGTACTTATCTCGCCTGGTACTGGAATCATCCTGCAATATGCAAGCGGCGCGAATATGAGATGAGCAAGGGAAGCAACATTCAATTCATCTCAATGCGTGACTGTCGAAGCTTCAAGGTGCAGTTACCCCCACTTGAACGTCAACGGCAAGTCGCTAGAGTTGCCGAACTTTGGCAACAAGAACAGAAGCTCACCGGTCGGCTTGAAGAATTGAAGGACAAACTGATTAACGCGGCGACGATGCAGGCCGCAATTGAGGAATAG
- a CDS encoding type I restriction-modification system subunit M, which produces MAQMTQQDINGVVWRACDTFRGTIDPAQYKDYILVMLFLKYLTDLRNDKREEYRKKYKGDETRVERAMSRERFVLPEKADFDYLYDNRESKRGEKSIGELIDEALAAIEDANKEKLDGVFRNISFNSEANFGETKERNTRLQHLLEDFHDLDLRPSQIGNRDVIGDAYEYLIGQFAADSGKKGGEFYTPPEVSTLLARIVAPKSGDRIYDPCCGSGSLLIRAAKEVPDGNVALFGQEMNAGTWALCRMNMFLHGFDGAEIERGDTIRNPKRIKDDALEKFNVVVANPPFSLDKWGADKAANDPWQRFLRGVPPKGRGDFAFILHMIASMTATDGRIGVVVPHGVLFRGGSEGKIRRKLIEENLLEGVVGLPANLFFGTGIPAVLLFFNRAKKDKKVFFIDAGQEFEEGKNQNRLRGQDIEKIIETWNARKSVEKYSLLVSPEEIEENDFNLNISLYVDTFEEEEEIDIGAVQGEIVQLEVTLENTRKELALALEGLGIR; this is translated from the coding sequence ATGGCACAGATGACGCAGCAGGACATTAATGGTGTGGTTTGGAGGGCGTGCGACACCTTCCGAGGCACGATCGACCCGGCCCAGTACAAAGACTACATCCTGGTGATGCTCTTCCTGAAGTATCTGACCGATCTCAGGAATGACAAGCGGGAGGAATATCGCAAGAAATACAAAGGAGACGAAACCCGTGTGGAACGGGCGATGAGCCGGGAGCGGTTTGTGCTGCCTGAAAAGGCTGACTTTGACTATCTCTATGACAACCGCGAAAGCAAGCGCGGCGAAAAGTCGATCGGGGAGCTAATTGATGAAGCCTTAGCCGCGATTGAAGATGCCAACAAGGAAAAACTGGACGGCGTGTTTCGGAACATTAGCTTCAACAGCGAGGCTAATTTTGGCGAGACTAAGGAACGGAATACTCGATTGCAGCATCTGCTGGAGGACTTCCACGACCTAGATTTACGTCCATCCCAAATTGGCAACCGAGATGTGATCGGGGATGCCTACGAATATCTGATTGGTCAGTTTGCAGCGGATAGCGGCAAGAAAGGCGGGGAGTTCTACACGCCACCGGAGGTGTCTACGCTGCTGGCTCGGATTGTGGCTCCGAAATCTGGAGACCGCATCTATGACCCGTGTTGTGGGTCAGGCTCTCTGCTGATTCGGGCAGCCAAAGAGGTGCCGGATGGCAACGTAGCGCTGTTTGGTCAGGAGATGAATGCTGGAACCTGGGCGCTCTGCCGGATGAACATGTTTCTGCACGGGTTCGATGGGGCAGAGATTGAGCGCGGGGATACGATTCGGAATCCTAAGCGAATCAAGGATGATGCTCTGGAGAAGTTCAATGTGGTTGTTGCTAATCCACCATTCTCGCTCGATAAGTGGGGCGCGGATAAAGCTGCTAATGATCCGTGGCAGCGGTTTCTACGCGGAGTGCCGCCAAAGGGAAGAGGGGACTTTGCTTTCATCCTACACATGATTGCTTCAATGACAGCTACGGATGGTCGGATCGGGGTAGTCGTGCCGCATGGTGTGCTATTTCGTGGTGGCTCGGAAGGTAAGATACGTCGAAAATTGATTGAGGAGAACTTGCTGGAAGGTGTGGTTGGCCTACCTGCCAACTTATTTTTTGGAACAGGGATACCAGCAGTATTATTGTTTTTTAATCGCGCAAAGAAAGATAAAAAAGTCTTCTTTATTGATGCTGGTCAAGAGTTTGAGGAAGGAAAAAACCAAAATCGATTGCGCGGCCAGGATATCGAGAAAATTATCGAGACCTGGAATGCCCGAAAGAGTGTTGAAAAATACAGCCTTTTGGTCTCTCCAGAAGAAATCGAAGAGAATGACTTCAACCTCAATATATCACTCTACGTTGATACGTTTGAGGAGGAAGAAGAAATCGATATTGGAGCGGTTCAAGGAGAAATTGTTCAATTAGAAGTCACACTTGAAAATACGCGCAAAGAACTGGCTTTAGCTCTAGAAGGCTTAGGAATCAGATGA
- a CDS encoding restriction endonuclease subunit S encodes MIEEWELMQIRDWGTVDAGRQRSFKITAGTMRPYLRVANVFDGFIDTSDVLQMPFSNKEFEKYKLIPGDILLNEGQSLELIGRSSIYQGDPPDCAFQNTLVRFRPGPKCDVEFAHLLFQHLQYTGKLSAVAKQTTSIAHLGVNRFADLWIKVPNIEEQRRISNILIKWNRAIALTEKLIAVKRRLKQGLMQQLLTGKRRFLGFENDGSKQEIQIGEVPSDWKAVKIGKVAHEISERAAPEGTPVLSCTKYDGLVSSLEYFGRQVFGNNLDNYKVVKRKQFAYATNHIEEGSIGLLRDFDVGLVSPMYTVFGLTTEMVDPEFLFAVLKTETYRRLFEALTSASVNRRGSLRWPVFSKIVVAIPSLPEQQKIMSVLKAVDREVELLEEQLRLLKLQKRGLMQKLLTGDIRIPILDDAA; translated from the coding sequence ATGATCGAAGAGTGGGAACTGATGCAGATACGCGATTGGGGAACGGTGGATGCTGGGCGTCAGCGTTCATTTAAGATCACAGCAGGAACGATGCGCCCCTATCTACGTGTTGCCAATGTTTTTGATGGATTTATTGATACATCCGATGTATTGCAGATGCCTTTTTCGAATAAAGAGTTTGAGAAATATAAGCTGATTCCTGGAGACATATTACTCAATGAAGGACAGAGTTTAGAGCTCATTGGTCGATCTTCTATTTATCAGGGAGATCCTCCAGACTGTGCTTTCCAGAACACGCTTGTGCGATTTAGACCAGGCCCCAAATGTGACGTGGAGTTTGCCCATTTGCTGTTTCAGCATCTGCAATACACTGGCAAGCTATCTGCAGTCGCTAAACAGACTACATCCATTGCACATTTAGGAGTTAATCGATTCGCTGACTTATGGATTAAGGTTCCTAATATTGAGGAGCAACGAAGGATTTCTAACATTCTCATTAAATGGAATAGAGCGATCGCCCTCACCGAAAAACTTATCGCAGTCAAGCGCCGCCTCAAACAAGGGCTGATGCAACAGCTTCTCACAGGTAAGCGGCGATTCCTAGGGTTTGAAAATGATGGATCAAAACAGGAAATTCAGATAGGAGAAGTGCCCTCTGATTGGAAGGCTGTGAAGATCGGCAAAGTTGCACATGAAATATCTGAACGTGCTGCGCCAGAAGGAACACCAGTTTTATCATGTACAAAATATGACGGACTCGTTTCTTCATTAGAGTATTTCGGAAGGCAGGTATTCGGAAATAACCTGGACAACTACAAAGTTGTAAAGCGTAAGCAATTTGCCTACGCAACAAATCATATTGAGGAAGGCTCAATCGGCCTACTGCGTGACTTTGATGTTGGGCTGGTAAGCCCTATGTATACCGTTTTCGGGTTGACCACCGAAATGGTCGATCCAGAGTTCCTATTCGCGGTTCTGAAAACCGAGACGTACCGCCGCCTATTTGAGGCGCTCACCTCTGCTTCCGTGAACCGTAGAGGCAGCTTACGGTGGCCTGTTTTCTCAAAGATTGTTGTAGCTATCCCATCGTTACCGGAGCAGCAAAAGATCATGTCAGTTCTTAAGGCTGTTGACCGAGAAGTCGAGCTTCTGGAGGAGCAACTTCGGCTGCTGAAACTTCAGAAGCGCGGACTCATGCAGAAACTCCTGACCGGCGATATCCGAATTCCCATACTTGATGATGCAGCATGA
- a CDS encoding type I restriction endonuclease subunit R — MISSPSFIPETTPPFTEDDVSKIPAVALLMKLGYQYLLPKETLELRGGRRSSVILFGVLEQQLRKMNRIQFRGEDVPFTEGNIAEAIRVLRDMDDDGLVRTNEKLWDLLRLGKALPQTIQGDTKSFTLHYIDWERPENNVYHVTDEFVVEASGTTDTRRPDIVLFVNGIPFSVIECKRPGLPAGQDPIEEAISQQLRNQRDSEIPRLFHYAQLLLALAMNEASYGATGTPMKFWSIWKERELDEATLERTVNQPLGAEFLSHFFTSDQHRFKGTTPEQAREWFETLQAVGRSVTAQDLALYALCRPKRLLELADSFTVFDAGERKIARYQQYFCVKRIMERIHKFDSNGSRKGGVVWHTQGSGKSITMVLLAEAIARDPVIKDPKIVLVTDRVDLDDQIYRTFDHCGLELVQAKTGRQLRDLLEDPKARIITTLINKFLASRDDHNDDPNVFVLIDESHRTQFGTLHVAMRRALPKACLIGFTGTPILKKEKNTVAQFGGLIDTYTIGEAVPDGAVVPLLYEGRHVPQDVDRKQIDLWFKRYTAGLTDQQRADLKKKFSTAEQLNQTEQKIRAIAWDISYHYSTEWQGTGFKAQLVTPSKAAALLYKRFLDEFGLVSSEVLISPPDTREGNTEVSELRDSTQRPKIQEFWEKLMERHGAEDKYQKDLINRFKHGDEPEIIIVVDKLLTGFDAPRNTVLYLTRSLKDHRLLQAIARVNRLFDGKDFGYIIDYYGVLKRLGEALDLYGSMEEEFEEGTLDGILTDVSEEWRKLEQRHSDVWEVFQGVPNKQDMNALLTPLADEELRSKFYERLSLFARTLKIALASLEFYDHTSDKKIKRYKADLKFFANLRAAAARLYAERVDFKQYQESIQKLLDTHVGTDEIETVVEPVNIFDKEAFQAEVDAQDSSVTKAEMIANRTKRSITERLEEDPAFYIPFSKMLDDIIKSIREQRFDDADSLLRSVEDIRDKVRDRTGDEVPERLRDHDVAKAYYGVVQENLAGISSIYLHPDITELASDSHQVKESSGQYKTPRSAKEPLQELSADIALSIESIVNEHRMVNWIQNVDTQNRMKTAIEDMLFDLQDEYDFELDFDTIDIILEKCIDIARVRVP; from the coding sequence ATGATTTCTTCCCCCTCCTTCATTCCCGAAACTACTCCTCCATTCACCGAGGATGACGTTTCCAAAATCCCTGCTGTAGCCCTGCTGATGAAGCTTGGCTATCAATACCTGCTGCCTAAAGAAACCCTAGAGTTGCGAGGAGGACGGCGCTCCAGCGTCATTCTGTTTGGTGTACTAGAGCAGCAGCTACGGAAAATGAACCGGATTCAGTTCCGGGGGGAGGATGTTCCGTTTACTGAAGGCAACATTGCCGAAGCGATCCGCGTGCTGCGGGATATGGATGATGATGGACTGGTTCGTACAAACGAGAAACTCTGGGACCTGTTGAGGCTAGGGAAAGCCTTGCCTCAGACCATCCAGGGCGATACCAAGAGCTTTACCCTGCACTATATCGACTGGGAGCGCCCGGAAAATAACGTCTACCACGTCACCGATGAGTTTGTCGTGGAGGCCAGCGGCACCACCGATACCCGCCGCCCCGACATCGTGCTGTTTGTGAACGGCATTCCCTTCAGCGTGATTGAGTGTAAGCGCCCTGGTTTACCCGCTGGACAAGACCCGATTGAAGAGGCTATCAGCCAACAGCTTCGCAACCAGCGCGATTCAGAGATTCCCCGGCTGTTTCACTATGCCCAACTGCTGCTCGCCCTGGCCATGAATGAGGCTAGCTACGGGGCCACCGGCACTCCGATGAAATTCTGGTCAATCTGGAAAGAACGGGAACTTGATGAAGCCACCCTGGAGCGGACTGTTAATCAGCCCTTGGGGGCTGAGTTTCTGTCCCACTTCTTCACGTCCGATCAGCATCGCTTCAAGGGGACCACGCCAGAGCAAGCGCGGGAATGGTTTGAAACACTTCAAGCGGTGGGACGCTCTGTGACCGCCCAAGATCTTGCTCTCTATGCCCTCTGCCGCCCGAAACGGTTATTGGAGCTGGCTGACAGCTTCACCGTCTTTGATGCGGGTGAGCGGAAGATTGCCCGGTACCAGCAATACTTCTGTGTCAAACGCATCATGGAACGTATCCACAAGTTTGACTCGAATGGCTCTCGTAAAGGGGGAGTGGTTTGGCATACCCAGGGCAGTGGTAAGTCAATCACGATGGTGCTCTTGGCCGAGGCAATCGCCCGTGATCCGGTGATTAAAGATCCGAAGATTGTTCTGGTGACTGACCGGGTTGATTTGGACGATCAGATTTACCGCACCTTCGATCACTGTGGTTTGGAGCTGGTGCAGGCCAAAACCGGCAGACAATTGCGAGACCTATTAGAAGACCCTAAAGCTCGAATTATCACCACTCTGATCAATAAATTCCTGGCCAGCCGGGACGATCACAACGACGACCCTAATGTATTTGTGCTGATTGATGAAAGCCACCGGACTCAGTTCGGTACTTTGCATGTGGCCATGCGTCGGGCACTACCGAAAGCTTGTCTGATTGGCTTTACCGGGACGCCTATTCTCAAGAAAGAGAAGAATACCGTAGCCCAGTTCGGGGGACTGATTGACACCTACACCATTGGTGAGGCGGTTCCAGATGGTGCGGTGGTGCCCTTGCTCTATGAAGGTCGCCATGTGCCCCAGGACGTTGACCGCAAGCAGATTGACCTGTGGTTTAAGCGGTACACGGCTGGGCTGACCGACCAGCAACGAGCGGATCTGAAGAAGAAGTTCTCTACGGCAGAACAGCTCAACCAGACTGAGCAAAAGATTCGCGCGATCGCCTGGGATATCAGCTACCACTATTCAACGGAGTGGCAGGGGACAGGCTTCAAGGCTCAGCTAGTGACGCCATCCAAAGCGGCTGCATTGCTCTATAAACGCTTCTTAGATGAGTTTGGCTTGGTATCCAGCGAAGTGCTGATTTCCCCGCCGGATACCCGCGAGGGTAATACCGAAGTCAGTGAACTGCGAGACAGCACCCAACGGCCCAAAATCCAGGAGTTCTGGGAAAAATTGATGGAGCGGCATGGCGCTGAGGATAAGTACCAGAAAGACCTGATCAACCGCTTTAAGCACGGCGATGAACCGGAAATCATCATCGTGGTGGACAAGCTGCTGACTGGGTTCGATGCACCCCGGAATACGGTTCTCTACCTGACTCGCTCCTTGAAAGATCACCGGTTGCTTCAGGCGATCGCCCGTGTGAATCGGTTGTTCGATGGTAAAGACTTTGGCTATATCATCGACTACTACGGTGTCTTAAAGCGCCTGGGAGAAGCCCTCGACCTCTATGGCTCAATGGAGGAGGAGTTTGAAGAAGGAACCTTGGACGGCATTCTAACGGATGTTTCCGAAGAGTGGCGGAAACTAGAGCAGCGGCATAGCGATGTTTGGGAGGTGTTCCAGGGAGTTCCAAACAAGCAGGATATGAATGCCTTGCTAACTCCACTGGCTGATGAGGAGTTACGTTCTAAGTTCTACGAGCGCCTGTCTCTGTTTGCCCGTACCCTCAAGATCGCACTGGCCAGCCTGGAGTTCTATGACCATACGTCAGATAAGAAGATTAAGCGATACAAGGCAGACCTGAAGTTCTTTGCGAATCTGAGAGCTGCCGCCGCACGCCTGTATGCAGAGCGGGTTGACTTTAAGCAGTACCAGGAATCGATTCAGAAACTCCTAGATACCCATGTTGGAACGGATGAGATTGAGACTGTAGTTGAGCCGGTCAATATCTTCGATAAGGAAGCCTTCCAAGCCGAAGTGGATGCTCAGGACTCCTCTGTCACGAAAGCGGAGATGATTGCCAACCGTACCAAACGTTCGATCACCGAGCGCTTAGAAGAAGACCCAGCCTTCTATATTCCGTTTTCTAAGATGCTCGATGACATCATCAAGAGCATCCGAGAGCAGCGCTTCGATGATGCCGATTCCTTGCTGAGAAGTGTCGAGGATATTCGGGATAAGGTTCGCGATCGTACAGGTGATGAGGTGCCGGAGCGTTTACGCGATCATGACGTAGCGAAAGCCTACTATGGCGTGGTGCAGGAGAACCTGGCTGGCATTAGTTCAATCTATCTACATCCAGATATTACGGAATTAGCCAGTGACTCTCATCAGGTTAAAGAATCTAGCGGTCAATATAAAACGCCTAGATCAGCAAAAGAGCCGTTGCAAGAGCTCAGCGCTGATATTGCTCTAAGCATTGAATCTATTGTGAATGAGCATCGTATGGTGAATTGGATTCAGAACGTGGATACCCAGAATCGGATGAAAACCGCGATCGAGGATATGCTCTTTGACCTCCAGGACGAGTACGATTTTGAACTCGACTTCGACACCATCGATATCATCCTGGAAAAATGCATTGATATAGCGCGGGTGCGGGTGCCATGA
- a CDS encoding M48 family metallopeptidase: MSEVTVEQYSIQGRGKQLSYDVHRSDRTTLEISVHPDGRVAVTAPHDTALEKIEAKVRKRFPWIERNLREVEQLPQPQAPRQWVSGETHRYLGRQYRLKVVIGDRPSVKLKGAFFHVLVPDKADVDAIREVVEAWYRDHARPIFEQHLSRCLRASKPFLGIEQVDLVVRKMKSRWGSCTPTGRIVLNLDLIKAPVQCIDYIIMHELCHLAVMDHSEKFWSLLSKCMPDWEKRRLLLSKVEI; this comes from the coding sequence ATGAGTGAAGTAACGGTAGAGCAATACTCAATTCAGGGAAGAGGGAAACAGCTCAGCTACGATGTGCATCGGAGCGATCGCACGACGCTGGAAATCAGTGTGCATCCAGACGGAAGAGTAGCCGTCACGGCCCCTCATGATACTGCCCTCGAAAAAATTGAGGCGAAAGTCAGAAAACGGTTTCCCTGGATAGAGCGGAACCTCCGAGAGGTTGAGCAGCTCCCCCAGCCCCAGGCCCCTCGACAGTGGGTTTCTGGTGAAACACATCGCTACCTGGGGCGGCAATATCGCTTAAAGGTGGTGATCGGAGATAGGCCCTCCGTAAAGCTCAAGGGAGCCTTCTTTCATGTCCTGGTGCCTGATAAGGCAGATGTGGATGCCATTCGTGAGGTGGTAGAAGCATGGTACCGAGACCATGCACGACCAATATTTGAGCAGCACCTAAGTCGATGTTTACGAGCAAGTAAGCCATTTCTGGGGATTGAGCAGGTGGATCTGGTTGTTCGGAAGATGAAGAGCCGGTGGGGGAGCTGTACTCCCACGGGGCGCATCGTTCTGAATCTTGATTTGATCAAAGCCCCGGTACAGTGCATTGACTACATCATCATGCACGAGCTTTGTCATCTGGCAGTTATGGATCACAGTGAAAAGTTCTGGAGCTTGTTATCAAAGTGTATGCCGGATTGGGAAAAGAGACGTTTGCTTCTGTCAAAAGTTGAGATATGA
- a CDS encoding KAP family P-loop NTPase fold protein: MWSDNESDVDLLGFDYLTSAITSIVGNESLLPATIGVYGDWGSGKSSLLKRTQVELEKDDDVLVLSFTGWLFEGYEDAKTALMGTILDEIVAKRTLDKKAKHLVVGLLRRINFMQVLGSVTKLGAKAGLAYATGGLAGSGISGTLDAVQVAGELADKAKDLDIDGLDFDKFLKEDPNQNLRRGIREFRKDFGILLKETKIKTLVVIIDDLDRCNPDTIIETLEAIKLFLFVPNTAFILGADERLVKYAVRRRFPELPGERAEVGRDYLEKLIQFDIRIPSLGRSELETYINLLFFEKTNSRGSEAFQKAQSCIADSTNNSLLDVRFNYGIAQQILDGQIPGELAEDLIIAQRIAPVLVVGLNGNPRQCKRFLNKLMMRVEMAKAKKVDLKQRVLAKLMLLEYFSPQFFKQIAELQALQHGRPKEISLAELRVNPPKITEADDDELPEEGNDSNGSESKGKKRFSQKAKVSSDSPAGKVEPSISAWISDTWMKAWLESKPTLANEDLQPYFFFSRDTLQGVLNTALQRMTPQAQEMLSSLFQSSEAARNNALKKAGELSPGDAAAVFQALSERAREEEDLGDESSAFNRICDWVSYRNELFNQFVAFVRGYPEASLPAAIVLRLEKLGKEQETLEPVKELFQQWADSTGSSQVKVAAASRLKSL; this comes from the coding sequence ATGTGGTCTGATAACGAATCCGATGTTGATCTCTTAGGTTTTGACTACCTCACGAGTGCAATCACTTCGATTGTTGGTAATGAGTCTCTACTACCTGCCACGATAGGTGTTTATGGCGATTGGGGTAGTGGTAAATCCAGCCTACTTAAAAGAACTCAGGTTGAGCTAGAGAAAGACGATGATGTCTTAGTTCTCTCGTTTACGGGATGGTTGTTTGAAGGATATGAAGACGCCAAAACGGCTCTTATGGGGACTATTCTGGACGAGATCGTAGCGAAGCGGACCCTTGATAAAAAAGCTAAGCATCTCGTAGTTGGCTTGCTGAGGCGAATCAATTTTATGCAGGTGCTCGGGTCAGTCACTAAGCTAGGGGCTAAAGCTGGGCTAGCCTACGCGACTGGTGGTTTAGCTGGATCAGGGATTAGTGGCACGCTCGATGCAGTGCAGGTGGCAGGGGAACTAGCAGACAAGGCGAAGGATCTCGATATAGATGGACTCGATTTCGATAAATTCCTGAAAGAAGATCCCAATCAGAATTTACGGCGAGGAATCCGCGAATTCCGAAAAGACTTTGGTATCTTGCTAAAGGAAACAAAGATTAAGACATTAGTTGTCATCATTGACGACCTTGACCGTTGTAATCCAGATACCATTATCGAAACGCTGGAAGCGATAAAACTATTCCTTTTTGTTCCAAACACAGCTTTCATTCTTGGTGCTGATGAACGCCTCGTAAAATATGCTGTTCGGCGGCGATTTCCTGAATTGCCAGGTGAGCGAGCGGAAGTTGGACGCGATTATCTAGAAAAATTAATTCAGTTTGATATTCGCATTCCTTCTCTAGGTCGATCAGAACTTGAAACTTACATCAACCTCCTCTTCTTTGAAAAGACAAATAGCAGAGGTTCAGAAGCGTTTCAAAAAGCCCAGAGTTGTATTGCTGATAGTACTAACAACTCGCTCTTAGACGTTCGATTCAACTATGGGATAGCTCAACAAATCCTTGATGGGCAGATACCAGGAGAACTGGCAGAGGACCTAATTATTGCGCAACGGATAGCACCAGTATTGGTGGTTGGCTTGAACGGCAACCCACGCCAGTGTAAGCGGTTCCTGAACAAGCTAATGATGCGTGTCGAGATGGCTAAAGCTAAGAAGGTTGATTTAAAGCAGCGTGTGCTTGCCAAGTTGATGCTTCTAGAATACTTCAGTCCTCAGTTTTTTAAGCAGATTGCTGAGCTGCAAGCATTACAGCACGGACGTCCTAAAGAAATATCCCTGGCTGAGCTGAGGGTAAATCCTCCAAAGATTACTGAGGCTGATGACGATGAGTTGCCTGAGGAGGGTAACGATTCCAACGGATCAGAGTCGAAAGGGAAGAAACGATTTTCGCAAAAAGCAAAAGTATCCAGTGATAGTCCAGCAGGAAAAGTAGAGCCGTCTATTTCGGCCTGGATTTCCGATACCTGGATGAAGGCGTGGCTTGAAAGTAAACCCACATTGGCGAATGAGGATCTTCAACCTTACTTCTTCTTTTCTCGTGACACACTCCAAGGTGTACTCAATACTGCTTTACAACGAATGACACCGCAGGCACAGGAGATGTTAAGCAGTCTATTTCAGAGCAGCGAGGCTGCCCGGAATAATGCTTTGAAGAAGGCAGGAGAATTGAGTCCAGGAGATGCTGCTGCTGTGTTCCAAGCCCTTTCTGAAAGGGCACGAGAAGAAGAAGATTTAGGGGATGAGTCTTCGGCATTTAACCGAATCTGTGATTGGGTAAGTTATCGAAATGAACTGTTCAATCAATTTGTAGCCTTTGTCAGGGGATATCCAGAAGCCTCTTTACCAGCAGCTATCGTTCTGCGCCTTGAAAAGCTTGGGAAAGAGCAAGAAACTCTGGAGCCAGTGAAGGAACTATTTCAACAGTGGGCTGATAGTACTGGTTCATCTCAAGTAAAGGTAGCTGCTGCAAGTAGATTAAAGAGCCTCTAA